One genomic window of Bradyrhizobium sp. B124 includes the following:
- a CDS encoding DUF1488 family protein, translated as MPLTRGRIGGYDSERLAFGFTMMHGDQEIECQISDAAMDELAGTRGTPSLARQAQFIALRDAIEMIASDIFDSGPVVKGATIRIFTKHISKEQS; from the coding sequence ATGCCACTCACCCGTGGCCGTATCGGGGGATATGATTCCGAACGCCTGGCGTTCGGATTCACCATGATGCACGGCGATCAGGAAATTGAATGTCAGATCAGCGACGCCGCAATGGACGAATTGGCCGGCACGCGCGGAACACCGAGCCTGGCCCGGCAGGCGCAGTTCATTGCGCTGCGCGACGCGATCGAGATGATCGCATCCGACATCTTTGACAGCGGCCCGGTGGTCAAAGGCGCGACGATCCGGATCTTCACCAAGCACATCTCGAAGGAACAGAGCTAA